In a single window of the Bacillus mycoides genome:
- a CDS encoding ABC transporter substrate-binding protein — MKKKLFALPFVLLLLIALAACSGEKDSSKQAGTSKSGTPKDGGTLTVGVSDNPDTMNPLYANDRVSLTIQQALYAPLYHMEDGKKKFVLAESFTPSEDQLTWTLKLKDNLKWHDGKKITSDDIVFTFKSILDEKQNSSSRENFIFKGKPLEVKKVDELTTQFVLPQVSASFEGVMNDFFPIPKHVFEGEADLVKSKKNLQPVGSGPFKLKEFKSDEYVALERFDDYFAGKAKLDSVVYRVVKDRNTANVSLQNGQINMKMIEPQDFKKLDSTGNFSMVTFPEGRLFYLAYNFNTDLMKKKEVRQAIAHALDKKEMINSAFVSSQFAEPANSILTPDAMYYAKDIKEYKYDQKEAKDLFAKAGVKDKEKIRVMYVTNNKIMESLALYTQQKLQEVGLQVELNALDASAASEKGLDKENKEYDITFGGYIMGPEPDSYKSLFLSNAEYNYARYKNADFDKLWEEAAVETDKTKRAELYHKIQDTAREDLPYLPIAYPKAVIAVDKKFDGLKEAKAIPVTMFEDLSKIYEVK, encoded by the coding sequence ATGAAGAAGAAGTTGTTTGCATTACCATTTGTCCTACTATTACTTATTGCATTAGCGGCTTGCTCAGGGGAGAAAGATTCTTCGAAGCAAGCAGGAACTAGTAAATCAGGGACTCCGAAAGATGGAGGAACGTTAACAGTTGGTGTTAGTGATAATCCAGATACGATGAACCCGCTTTATGCGAATGATCGAGTGTCATTAACGATACAGCAAGCTTTATATGCACCGCTGTATCATATGGAAGACGGTAAGAAAAAGTTTGTTCTTGCTGAGAGCTTTACGCCTTCAGAGGATCAATTAACATGGACTTTAAAATTAAAGGATAATTTGAAATGGCATGATGGTAAGAAAATTACATCAGATGATATTGTATTTACATTCAAATCTATTCTAGATGAGAAGCAAAATAGTTCAAGCCGTGAAAACTTTATTTTTAAAGGAAAGCCGCTTGAGGTGAAAAAAGTGGATGAGCTAACGACTCAATTTGTATTACCACAAGTAAGTGCATCTTTCGAAGGGGTTATGAACGATTTCTTCCCAATTCCGAAACATGTATTTGAAGGTGAAGCAGATTTAGTGAAGAGTAAGAAAAACCTACAACCTGTAGGATCAGGTCCATTTAAGTTAAAAGAGTTTAAATCAGATGAATATGTTGCGTTAGAGCGATTCGATGATTATTTTGCTGGTAAAGCGAAATTAGATTCTGTCGTGTACCGCGTTGTAAAAGACCGTAATACAGCAAACGTTTCATTGCAAAATGGTCAAATTAATATGAAGATGATCGAACCGCAAGACTTTAAGAAATTAGATAGCACTGGGAACTTCTCAATGGTCACATTCCCTGAAGGTAGATTATTCTACTTAGCTTATAACTTTAATACAGATCTTATGAAGAAAAAAGAAGTGCGCCAAGCAATTGCGCATGCATTAGATAAGAAAGAAATGATTAACTCAGCGTTCGTTTCTAGTCAATTTGCAGAACCGGCAAATTCAATCTTAACGCCAGACGCTATGTATTATGCGAAAGATATTAAAGAGTATAAGTATGATCAAAAAGAAGCGAAAGATTTATTCGCAAAAGCTGGTGTGAAAGATAAAGAAAAAATCCGCGTTATGTATGTAACGAATAATAAAATCATGGAAAGTCTAGCACTTTATACACAGCAAAAATTACAAGAAGTTGGCTTACAAGTTGAACTGAATGCATTAGATGCTAGTGCAGCAAGTGAAAAAGGCTTAGATAAAGAGAATAAAGAATATGACATTACATTCGGTGGTTACATAATGGGACCAGAGCCTGATTCATATAAGAGCTTATTCTTAAGTAATGCAGAATACAATTATGCACGTTATAAAAATGCTGACTTCGATAAGTTATGGGAAGAAGCTGCGGTTGAAACAGATAAAACAAAACGCGCAGAGCTATACCATAAAATCCAAGATACAGCGAGAGAAGACTTACCTTATCTTCCAATCGCATATCCGAAAGCAGTTATTGCAGTAGATAAAAAGTTTGATGGGTTAAAAGAAGCAAAAGCAATTCCAGTTACAATGTTTGAAGATCTATCGAAAATTTATGAAGTGAAATAA
- a CDS encoding DUF3958 family protein encodes MSQDIEKQINQVNQKLRSVFEEQDRNQSAIHIQEQAEADFYEWRGRSHRLFDRILGTWHDDREMSQFFMNTYQDAKHIERKVTFELENKKETLLKERRDLSDLENDLSYQQQQLAREVNT; translated from the coding sequence ATGAGTCAAGATATTGAAAAACAAATCAATCAAGTAAATCAAAAGTTAAGAAGTGTATTTGAAGAACAAGACCGAAATCAATCCGCGATTCACATTCAGGAGCAAGCGGAAGCAGATTTTTATGAATGGAGAGGTCGAAGCCATCGTTTGTTTGATCGAATTTTAGGAACTTGGCATGATGATAGAGAAATGTCTCAGTTTTTTATGAATACATATCAAGATGCAAAACATATTGAAAGAAAAGTCACATTTGAATTGGAAAACAAAAAAGAAACGCTGCTTAAAGAAAGACGAGACCTTAGTGATTTAGAAAACGACCTTTCCTATCAACAACAACAATTAGCAAGGGAGGTCAATACATGA
- the cdiI gene encoding ribonuclease toxin immunity protein CdiI yields MQREFRLKDEDLLDLTHFPIQAVFNMVDDERFLKVINSVCEGVGFGEEYGACTFPGDLDEYDIANGDSFEGVEFALYSGDEVIIDYRTLYHYLKKMCEGYSKKYPNTIKRLEDSLNKFIELYNINR; encoded by the coding sequence ATGCAAAGAGAATTTAGATTAAAAGATGAGGATTTACTAGATTTAACTCATTTCCCTATACAAGCAGTGTTTAATATGGTAGATGATGAAAGATTTTTAAAGGTAATCAATTCAGTTTGTGAAGGAGTAGGATTTGGAGAGGAATATGGCGCATGTACTTTTCCAGGAGATTTGGATGAGTATGATATTGCCAATGGAGATTCATTTGAAGGAGTAGAATTTGCATTATACAGTGGTGATGAGGTAATAATTGATTATCGAACACTTTATCATTATTTAAAAAAAATGTGTGAGGGTTATTCGAAAAAGTATCCAAACACAATTAAGAGATTAGAAGACAGTCTTAACAAATTTATTGAATTATACAATATTAATAGGTAG
- a CDS encoding DUF1433 domain-containing protein: MKKVMILVVSAVMLIAGGYFTIEYLKQKEKEGKFWNEQKERVEKYIHYNIKDVKSITFTENKISPMGVPRIKGYINNNKELDFIASISTTENFEDKFTRSGKLGKLIKNPEKSVSEIQKEEKKKKQE; the protein is encoded by the coding sequence ATGAAGAAAGTAATGATTTTAGTTGTATCTGCTGTGATGCTCATAGCAGGAGGATATTTTACTATTGAATACTTAAAACAAAAAGAAAAAGAAGGAAAATTTTGGAATGAACAAAAAGAACGAGTAGAAAAGTATATTCACTATAATATTAAAGATGTAAAATCTATTACATTTACAGAAAATAAGATAAGTCCAATGGGAGTTCCTCGTATAAAAGGTTATATAAATAATAATAAAGAATTAGATTTTATAGCTAGTATAAGTACAACTGAAAACTTTGAAGACAAATTTACGCGTTCTGGGAAATTAGGAAAACTTATAAAAAATCCTGAAAAATCAGTATCTGAAATTCAAAAAGAAGAGAAGAAAAAGAAACAAGAGTAG
- a CDS encoding WXG100 family type VII secretion target: MAGQIRMSPEELKSKATRYGQGANQIEDILRQLQNLQNELRGEWEGRAFEGFDQQFNELKPKVQNFAQLLQEINMQLNKTAEAVASHDEELSRNFGLK; this comes from the coding sequence ATGGCTGGACAAATTCGTATGTCACCAGAGGAGCTTAAATCAAAAGCGACTCGATATGGACAAGGTGCAAATCAAATTGAGGATATTTTACGTCAATTACAAAACTTACAAAATGAATTAAGAGGAGAATGGGAAGGTCGTGCTTTCGAAGGTTTTGATCAACAGTTCAATGAATTAAAGCCGAAAGTACAAAACTTCGCACAGCTATTACAAGAAATTAATATGCAGCTGAATAAAACTGCAGAGGCTGTTGCTTCTCATGATGAAGAATTATCACGTAATTTCGGTTTGAAATAA
- a CDS encoding DUF4352 domain-containing protein codes for MLKKFTTCILGGALVFNLSGCGNTSDKTSSESKETNSKQEEKKVQTTDEAKPKENAKQKNTEQTKEKSKVKEKEYAVNKDFHTPKFDVTVKRVVERDKVGKESIGIQEPENGHVFIVVEVEGKNITNESMKLAVLPSVDLVDENDNAYQSDVWATSSYEVEKGETSTITKELKPGEVKRQNKVYVINKEKFDTGKWYVLVNHEYKEQIK; via the coding sequence ATGTTGAAAAAATTTACTACATGTATTTTAGGGGGCGCTTTAGTATTCAATTTATCTGGTTGCGGCAATACATCCGACAAAACTTCTTCAGAATCTAAAGAAACCAATTCTAAACAAGAAGAAAAGAAAGTGCAAACAACTGATGAGGCGAAACCGAAAGAGAATGCAAAGCAGAAAAATACAGAACAAACAAAAGAGAAATCAAAGGTAAAAGAAAAAGAGTATGCTGTAAACAAGGATTTTCATACACCTAAATTTGATGTAACTGTAAAAAGAGTTGTAGAAAGAGATAAGGTTGGTAAAGAAAGTATAGGAATCCAAGAACCTGAAAATGGACATGTCTTTATTGTTGTAGAAGTAGAAGGGAAAAACATCACAAACGAATCGATGAAATTAGCTGTTTTACCATCAGTGGATTTAGTGGATGAAAATGATAATGCTTACCAAAGTGATGTGTGGGCAACTAGTAGTTATGAGGTTGAAAAAGGTGAGACCTCTACTATTACTAAGGAATTAAAACCAGGGGAGGTAAAGAGACAAAATAAAGTTTACGTGATTAATAAAGAAAAATTTGATACAGGAAAATGGTATGTACTTGTTAACCATGAGTATAAGGAACAAATTAAATAG
- a CDS encoding DUF1433 domain-containing protein: MNKKLVIVLSIICIIAGGYFTMEYLKKKEQEEKFWKAQEARIEKYIRYNIEDVKSITFTKKDVSPMGVPYLEGHINHNKELDFIASISTTENFEDDFTRSGELGKLIKKPAKSVSKIEKEEKEKRQE; this comes from the coding sequence ATGAACAAGAAATTAGTAATTGTTTTATCCATTATTTGTATTATAGCAGGAGGATATTTCACTATGGAATACTTAAAGAAAAAAGAACAAGAAGAAAAGTTTTGGAAAGCACAAGAGGCACGAATAGAAAAGTATATTCGTTATAATATTGAAGATGTAAAATCTATTACGTTTACAAAAAAAGATGTAAGTCCAATGGGCGTTCCTTATTTAGAAGGCCATATAAATCATAATAAAGAATTAGATTTTATAGCTAGTATAAGTACTACAGAAAATTTCGAAGATGATTTCACACGTTCTGGAGAACTTGGAAAACTAATAAAAAAACCAGCAAAGTCTGTATCCAAAATTGAAAAAGAAGAGAAAGAAAAAAGACAAGAGTAG
- a CDS encoding ABC transporter permease — translation MYKVIAKRLLNAIPLLFVISIISFLLIKLAPGDPVRNFVTPNMSPIDVERIRKSLGLDQPIYVQYFLWLKNILTGNFGYSLQNHRPVLELITERLPATIGLMGSSLLVSFVIAIPLGLFTGVKKNSFFDRIVNFISYVGISMPVFWFALLLIYLFSLKLNMLPSMGMRTVGQDSFWDIVQHGILPCMVLAFQNISVYMRYIRSSTIQQLEEDYVQIQYAYGASQKTVLFNHVLRNVLIPIITIFGLSIPSLVGGAFITETVFSWPGLGSLGVNAIFRFDYPIIMAITLLSSFMLILGNLIADILYGVVDPRIRMRG, via the coding sequence GTGTATAAAGTAATTGCAAAGAGGCTTTTAAATGCGATTCCGCTTTTATTTGTTATTTCTATTATTTCTTTTCTATTAATAAAACTAGCGCCGGGCGATCCCGTTCGAAACTTTGTAACGCCGAATATGAGTCCGATTGACGTTGAACGTATTCGCAAAAGTTTAGGACTAGATCAGCCGATTTACGTGCAATATTTTTTATGGTTAAAAAATATTTTAACAGGGAATTTTGGGTACTCACTTCAAAACCATCGTCCTGTTTTAGAACTTATTACAGAAAGATTACCCGCAACAATTGGGTTAATGGGATCATCTTTACTCGTCTCATTTGTAATCGCAATCCCGCTTGGATTATTTACAGGTGTGAAAAAGAACTCGTTCTTTGACCGCATTGTGAACTTCATCTCCTATGTGGGAATCTCAATGCCAGTTTTTTGGTTCGCGTTACTATTAATCTACTTATTCTCTTTAAAGTTGAACATGCTTCCGAGTATGGGTATGCGCACAGTCGGTCAAGATTCCTTCTGGGATATTGTCCAGCATGGTATTTTACCTTGCATGGTGCTAGCGTTCCAAAACATCTCTGTCTATATGAGATATATTCGCTCAAGTACAATTCAGCAATTAGAGGAAGATTACGTACAAATTCAATATGCGTACGGTGCTTCACAGAAAACAGTTTTATTTAATCACGTACTTCGAAACGTATTAATACCGATCATTACAATCTTCGGATTATCTATTCCAAGTTTAGTAGGCGGAGCGTTCATTACGGAAACAGTATTCTCATGGCCGGGACTTGGTTCACTCGGGGTAAATGCTATTTTTAGATTTGATTATCCAATTATTATGGCAATCACATTATTATCATCGTTCATGTTAATTCTCGGTAATTTAATTGCTGATATTTTATATGGCGTAGTAGATCCGCGCATTCGAATGAGGGGGTGA
- a CDS encoding T7SS effector LXG polymorphic toxin: MSLNMYLGEVQSQTQSMNAVCTATIQGMEQAIQSIDAFATDTVLQGQTYSSAKSFFVQTFRPLAQGIIYLCEELIRQNDAFPSQFQSQVASTDVIEQEILEQIREIDRMKASMEAISQAMPIPGMEAMANLFTVMRKKLQEKLEHLYEFNYTSSSNYDTALQLAASIAQGLAEVQSGKGFSPASGTFSTQGLNMEWTTSIQAITESKARKAQIEKAIALREQEANRPWYEKTAISTWEFMKEFFQGAGSAAFESVIGLESPDNDELESKLTYQAGRFTGNVIAGAASIIEILEGLTVIGGSNFLTLVATVGTGGLASPIAITFDAAATTAGVSLVGHGVFVGRNAIQNSKDTLQKFQSSSNGSSGGVKKEVDNTFKATPKLENHIKNIDPSVPRRRGIGGAHNSEEFFKNDIKIVSESPSKIPGVKTVEYNMPKLNMDGTPTGEYGNKVFTKTIYDPKIISDKEFINRGIEAANDAKLKTSDGVLSREWTGVDSKEITWRGYHKDGEISSFFPE, from the coding sequence ATGAGTTTAAATATGTATTTGGGAGAAGTACAAAGCCAAACTCAAAGCATGAATGCTGTATGTACCGCTACCATTCAAGGCATGGAACAAGCCATTCAGTCGATTGACGCTTTTGCAACTGATACTGTGTTACAAGGGCAAACATATAGCAGTGCAAAATCATTTTTTGTACAAACCTTTCGTCCTTTAGCGCAAGGAATTATTTATCTGTGTGAAGAGTTAATTCGTCAGAACGATGCTTTTCCAAGTCAATTTCAATCACAAGTCGCTTCCACAGATGTAATTGAACAAGAAATATTAGAACAAATTCGAGAAATTGACCGAATGAAAGCAAGTATGGAAGCCATCAGTCAAGCTATGCCAATCCCAGGTATGGAAGCTATGGCAAATCTTTTTACTGTCATGAGGAAAAAACTGCAAGAAAAATTAGAACATCTATATGAATTTAATTATACTTCTAGTAGTAATTATGATACAGCACTTCAACTAGCTGCTAGTATCGCACAAGGTTTAGCAGAGGTACAAAGTGGAAAAGGTTTTAGTCCTGCAAGTGGTACATTTAGTACACAAGGGTTGAATATGGAATGGACAACTTCAATTCAAGCAATTACAGAAAGTAAAGCTCGTAAAGCACAAATTGAAAAAGCAATTGCTTTACGAGAACAAGAAGCAAATAGACCATGGTATGAAAAAACAGCTATCAGTACTTGGGAATTTATGAAAGAATTTTTTCAAGGCGCTGGCAGCGCGGCTTTCGAAAGCGTTATTGGACTAGAATCACCTGATAATGATGAATTAGAAAGCAAGTTAACTTATCAAGCGGGAAGGTTCACGGGAAATGTTATAGCAGGAGCGGCATCCATTATAGAAATTCTAGAAGGTCTTACCGTCATAGGCGGCTCTAATTTTTTAACTCTAGTCGCAACAGTAGGAACTGGTGGATTAGCATCACCAATTGCTATTACATTTGATGCAGCTGCTACAACGGCTGGAGTTAGTCTTGTTGGACATGGTGTATTTGTTGGGCGTAATGCAATTCAAAATAGTAAGGATACTCTTCAAAAATTCCAGTCTTCTTCTAATGGATCTAGTGGTGGAGTTAAAAAAGAAGTCGATAATACCTTTAAAGCGACTCCTAAATTAGAAAATCATATTAAAAACATAGACCCCTCTGTTCCAAGAAGGAGAGGTATTGGTGGAGCACACAACAGTGAAGAGTTCTTTAAAAACGATATAAAAATAGTCAGTGAATCACCTTCAAAAATTCCAGGTGTAAAAACAGTAGAATACAATATGCCTAAGTTAAATATGGATGGCACTCCTACAGGAGAGTATGGAAATAAAGTATTCACAAAAACCATTTATGATCCTAAAATTATAAGTGATAAGGAATTTATTAACCGTGGAATTGAAGCAGCTAATGACGCTAAATTAAAAACTAGTGATGGAGTTCTTTCAAGAGAATGGACAGGTGTTGACAGTAAAGAGATAACTTGGAGAGGATACCATAAAGATGGAGAAATCTCTTCTTTTTTTCCAGAATAA
- a CDS encoding type II toxin-antitoxin system toxin has protein sequence MKYPYSFEVLTNGKLVMRLPQEIKLIETFLGVEVSAFGDWILEEIHSVLNGKENYVVVNGNICGLEIRKDTTTVLDNLAEDGKGDFCEIETIELVDLIHIWLDKQKEFKKGKNKELK, from the coding sequence ATGAAATATCCATATAGCTTTGAAGTACTTACCAATGGAAAACTAGTTATGAGGCTTCCTCAAGAAATTAAACTTATTGAGACTTTTTTAGGCGTTGAAGTTTCTGCGTTTGGAGATTGGATTTTAGAAGAAATACATAGTGTTTTAAATGGGAAAGAAAATTACGTAGTAGTAAATGGAAACATTTGCGGTTTAGAAATTCGGAAAGATACAACTACTGTCCTAGACAATTTGGCTGAAGATGGTAAGGGAGATTTTTGTGAGATAGAAACGATTGAATTAGTAGATTTAATTCATATTTGGCTAGATAAACAAAAAGAATTTAAAAAAGGAAAAAATAAAGAATTGAAATAA
- a CDS encoding ABC transporter ATP-binding protein has translation MSEKLLEVKNLKTSFFIESGEVEAVRGVSFHLNKGEVVGIVGESGSGKSVMAKSVMALVAPPGKVKEGEILFQNENVLSKSEKELRSIRGNQISLISQDPMSALNPVVKIGKQMTEVIIRHQKVKKKEAQNIAVNLLKQVGLSSPEERVKQYPHELSGGMKQRVMIAMAMSCNPDLLIADEPTTALDVTIQAQILDLMKNLKNETNMSLLLITHDLGIVAQNCTRVIVMYGGLIMEEGPVLDIFQSPNHPYTKGLLNSLPKISNGVKERLAPIQGVTPNLLHPPKGCPFAERCPHKMDICEKERPPYFEIGNGRRSMCWLNDEIVGDSHA, from the coding sequence GTGTCTGAAAAACTATTAGAAGTGAAAAATTTAAAGACTTCTTTTTTCATAGAAAGTGGTGAAGTAGAAGCTGTTCGCGGCGTTTCATTTCATTTAAATAAAGGAGAAGTCGTTGGGATTGTTGGCGAATCGGGAAGCGGAAAGAGCGTTATGGCGAAATCCGTTATGGCTCTCGTTGCGCCTCCGGGGAAAGTGAAAGAAGGAGAGATTCTTTTTCAAAATGAAAACGTGCTTTCTAAATCGGAGAAAGAATTACGCTCTATTAGAGGGAATCAAATTTCACTCATATCCCAAGATCCAATGTCTGCACTAAATCCAGTTGTGAAAATTGGAAAGCAAATGACGGAAGTAATTATTCGGCATCAAAAAGTGAAAAAGAAAGAAGCACAAAATATCGCGGTCAACTTACTAAAACAAGTCGGTCTTTCTTCACCAGAAGAAAGGGTAAAACAATATCCGCATGAACTAAGCGGCGGAATGAAACAACGGGTTATGATCGCGATGGCAATGTCTTGTAATCCAGACCTTCTCATTGCGGACGAACCGACGACAGCGCTTGATGTAACGATACAAGCGCAAATACTAGATTTAATGAAAAACTTAAAGAATGAAACGAATATGTCATTACTTCTTATTACACATGATCTTGGAATTGTTGCGCAAAACTGTACACGCGTCATCGTTATGTACGGCGGGCTTATTATGGAAGAAGGACCTGTACTTGATATTTTTCAATCGCCGAATCATCCATACACGAAAGGGTTATTAAACTCTCTGCCAAAAATATCGAACGGAGTAAAAGAAAGACTAGCACCAATTCAAGGTGTAACGCCCAACTTACTACATCCGCCGAAAGGTTGCCCATTCGCAGAGCGTTGCCCACATAAAATGGACATTTGTGAAAAAGAACGTCCGCCATATTTTGAAATCGGAAACGGAAGACGCTCCATGTGCTGGTTAAACGATGAAATAGTAGGTGATTCACATGCATGA
- a CDS encoding ABC transporter ATP-binding protein, producing MHEENLIEVRNLKKYFPIKKGLFGRKTEQLKAVDDLSFTIKKGETFGLVGESGCGKSTTGRSIIRLHDVTSGNILFDGKDIADLKESELKEYRKRMQIIFQDPYASLNPTMNVFQIISEPMNIHGSYTAEERKEIILDLLKKVGLKEEHLYRYPHEFSGGQRQRISIARALSVKPDFILCDEPISALDVSVQAQVVNMLQDIQEETGVTYLFIAHDLSMVRHISDRIGVMYLGNIVEIADSEDLYTKPAHPYTQALLSSMPEPDPTNTGKERIILEGEVPSPLNSPSGCKFRTRCKFATEKCAQEVPKMVEIAKGHEVACHLF from the coding sequence ATGCATGAAGAAAACTTAATTGAAGTTCGGAACTTAAAAAAGTATTTTCCTATCAAAAAAGGACTATTCGGCAGAAAAACAGAGCAATTAAAAGCAGTCGATGACCTAAGCTTCACAATTAAAAAGGGTGAAACATTCGGACTAGTAGGGGAATCCGGCTGCGGGAAATCAACGACAGGAAGAAGCATCATTCGTTTACACGATGTCACTTCAGGTAACATCTTATTCGACGGAAAAGATATCGCAGATCTAAAAGAAAGTGAACTAAAAGAATATAGAAAACGAATGCAAATCATTTTCCAAGACCCATACGCATCATTAAACCCGACAATGAACGTATTCCAAATTATTAGCGAACCGATGAACATTCATGGCTCTTACACAGCGGAAGAAAGAAAAGAAATCATTCTAGACCTGCTCAAAAAAGTAGGACTAAAAGAAGAACACCTATATCGCTACCCGCACGAATTTAGCGGAGGCCAAAGACAGCGCATTAGCATCGCGCGCGCACTATCTGTAAAACCTGACTTCATCCTATGTGACGAACCAATCTCAGCACTAGATGTCTCAGTCCAAGCACAAGTCGTAAACATGCTGCAAGATATTCAAGAAGAAACAGGCGTCACATACTTATTCATCGCCCATGACCTATCCATGGTAAGACACATATCAGACCGAATTGGAGTCATGTACTTAGGAAACATAGTAGAAATTGCCGACAGCGAAGACCTATACACAAAACCGGCACATCCATACACACAAGCACTACTCTCATCCATGCCAGAACCAGATCCAACAAACACAGGCAAAGAACGGATCATCCTAGAGGGAGAAGTACCAAGCCCACTTAACTCACCATCCGGCTGCAAATTCAGAACGCGCTGCAAATTCGCCACTGAAAAATGCGCGCAGGAAGTACCGAAGATGGTCGAGATTGCGAAGGGACATGAGGTGGCTTGTCATTTGTTTTAG
- a CDS encoding ABC transporter permease, which yields MNNRRFQTIKNSFTKNKFVVMGVIILGVLTIASLFAFVSPYDPSKMSIPDRLQEPSLSHPFGTDDYGRDYLTRALYGGRVSLAVGFLAMVVSITIGTAVGTISGYFGGKLDNFLMRIVEVLMSIPSFFLMLLLNAYLKPGITTLVLIIGLLTWMDTARIVRAETLSVKEREYVLYAKVSGQKSLMIIVRHIIPNILSTIIIAATLTIATSILMESSLSFLGLGIREPDSSWGSMLNNAQGYIGEAWYLTLFPGFLILLTVLSFNVIGEALKKAFAPKGAGNEN from the coding sequence ATGAACAATAGGAGATTTCAAACGATAAAAAATAGTTTTACGAAAAATAAGTTTGTAGTAATGGGAGTTATTATACTGGGTGTTTTAACAATCGCGTCTCTTTTCGCATTCGTATCACCGTACGATCCTAGTAAAATGTCGATTCCAGATCGTTTACAAGAACCGAGTTTAAGTCATCCGTTCGGCACAGATGATTACGGAAGGGATTACTTAACGAGAGCGTTATATGGCGGACGAGTTTCCCTTGCTGTTGGTTTTCTAGCGATGGTCGTTTCCATTACAATCGGGACCGCAGTAGGAACAATTAGCGGATATTTTGGCGGAAAGTTAGACAACTTCTTAATGCGAATTGTTGAAGTTTTAATGTCAATTCCATCATTCTTTTTAATGCTGTTATTAAATGCTTATTTAAAACCAGGAATTACAACGCTTGTTCTTATTATCGGACTATTAACGTGGATGGATACCGCGCGTATCGTAAGGGCAGAAACGTTATCTGTGAAAGAGCGTGAGTATGTTTTATATGCAAAAGTATCCGGACAAAAATCATTGATGATTATTGTAAGACACATCATTCCGAACATTTTATCGACCATTATAATCGCAGCGACATTAACAATTGCGACATCTATTTTAATGGAATCATCACTTAGCTTCTTAGGATTAGGTATTAGAGAACCAGATTCTTCTTGGGGCAGCATGCTAAATAATGCGCAAGGATATATAGGTGAAGCTTGGTATTTAACACTCTTCCCAGGGTTCCTTATTTTATTAACAGTACTAAGTTTTAACGTAATCGGTGAAGCGCTCAAGAAAGCTTTCGCACCAAAAGGAGCTGGGAATGAGAACTAA
- a CDS encoding TIGR04197 family type VII secretion effector, translated as MGQFQSNFQTAQQIATQMRTASNMIQSATTRSITKATRTTLSVNSKAQEANQQMLDFTKQFSTAFQQAVDNIHSVAQEFERMDNELHNTFR; from the coding sequence ATGGGACAATTTCAAAGTAATTTTCAAACGGCACAACAAATTGCTACGCAGATGAGAACAGCTTCGAATATGATCCAAAGTGCAACAACTCGTTCTATAACAAAGGCGACGCGTACAACACTATCTGTTAATTCCAAAGCACAAGAAGCGAATCAACAAATGTTAGATTTTACGAAACAATTTTCTACTGCCTTTCAACAAGCGGTCGATAATATTCATTCAGTAGCCCAAGAGTTTGAGAGAATGGATAACGAACTTCACAATACTTTTCGCTAA